From Microbacterium sp. LWH11-1.2, one genomic window encodes:
- a CDS encoding single-stranded DNA-binding protein, with the protein MTTKIPVTLEGNLTADPEHGSGESGTEYTRFSLAVNDRRLNEDTGRWEDAGTVFHRVVVFNQQARHVTNSLHKGDTAIVVGDLRFGSYTDKETGQVRETRDILADTIGASLKFADATISRAPKANGPAADASGPVAAPASYAGADVAR; encoded by the coding sequence ATGACCACCAAGATCCCGGTGACGTTGGAAGGCAACCTCACCGCCGACCCCGAACACGGTTCCGGAGAATCCGGCACCGAATACACGCGGTTCTCCCTCGCCGTCAACGATCGGCGCCTCAACGAGGACACTGGCCGGTGGGAAGACGCAGGCACCGTGTTCCACCGCGTCGTCGTGTTCAACCAGCAGGCCCGACACGTCACCAACTCGCTCCACAAGGGCGACACGGCGATCGTCGTCGGCGACCTCCGCTTCGGCTCCTACACCGACAAGGAGACCGGGCAGGTCCGAGAGACCCGCGACATCCTCGCCGACACCATCGGCGCCTCACTCAAGTTCGCAGACGCCACCATCAGCCGCGCCCCAAAAGCTAACGGCCCCGCAGCAGACGCTTCGGGGCCGGTAGCAGCACCGGCCTCGTACGCCGGCGCAGACGTCGCGCGCTGA
- a CDS encoding DUF3800 domain-containing protein: MPDTLDRLIYVDDSGHPQSGLVVYGWVEFAPHQWAGILRTWLDMRKRLWRELGIPVTQELHTTDYVNGRGRISQRFPDRHRHNGVEYWKDVGREIATACLETLRSTEGLTVGSVFRHGAPQDLARTRQEAYSALVAHIEQELSRSRSLAMVFMDGDGTDPTYRSTHRALRLDLRRVIEDAIHLDSRHSQLEQMADLVAWSACASLDRHPGNEFAWNWYRDHLAERDLRRSPQQI, encoded by the coding sequence ATGCCCGATACCCTGGACCGCCTGATCTACGTCGACGACTCCGGGCACCCGCAGTCCGGGCTCGTCGTCTACGGATGGGTCGAGTTCGCCCCGCACCAATGGGCCGGCATCCTGCGAACCTGGCTCGACATGCGCAAGCGGCTCTGGCGCGAATTAGGCATTCCCGTAACGCAGGAGCTGCACACGACCGACTACGTTAACGGCCGCGGACGGATCTCACAGCGCTTCCCCGATCGGCACCGCCACAACGGCGTCGAATACTGGAAAGACGTCGGCCGAGAGATCGCCACCGCGTGCCTCGAGACGCTGCGAAGCACCGAAGGCCTTACTGTCGGTTCGGTCTTCCGGCATGGTGCACCGCAAGACCTCGCCCGAACCCGCCAAGAAGCGTACTCAGCCCTCGTCGCGCACATCGAGCAGGAGCTCTCACGCTCCAGATCGCTGGCGATGGTGTTCATGGACGGCGACGGCACGGATCCGACCTACCGCTCCACCCATCGTGCCCTCAGGCTCGACCTGCGGCGAGTCATCGAGGACGCCATCCATCTCGACTCTCGGCACTCACAGCTCGAGCAGATGGCGGATCTCGTCGCCTGGAGCGCCTGCGCCTCCCTCGATCGCCACCCTGGCAACGAGTTCGCCTGGAACTGGTACCGCGACCACCTCGCCGAACGGGATCTCCGCCGGAGCCCGCAGCAGATCTGA
- a CDS encoding AAA family ATPase, translated as MRGGLERWKRGAGSQGVRQAMSYAFRGTCDSHLRASGGDALARYSEIGDATVARFTVAAGAIDRDELDAEQLALWVDGCDPLTEERRGRLLSSPDADLVLDSILNAAKSFSIAALLHPDLATEYEALQDRLRDRVLVLWQSELNARRGAGGRVRESLARIEVVELQHRRSRALDPHVHRHLWLSVKVQGGDGKWSNVDSRVAMRMQTLVNAEGELAARTDPQWLRALAAHGYTLDADGEIAELKHVVRPLSRRSNQIEANRAVLLANWQEGHPGHHPDFDVRRQIDRYAWAQHRPDKPDVIDEQEWTTLILSELEHLDPRLLERRRPPRAPAPGVTIVDRDFLARCAVRDADERSRSSNGRFSVLDLRAGAARAVASAELVADRDALQSLLDDVTARALTYTRDLLPENPDRPQHVKALVTRAFAHRKTELAAHLLALAERPHSGPETSKVGVGEFAAGEWMLDGTQRAAADAIASGESLVTVTGPAGTGKTTLLRLARAVLAVQHRDLVVVAPTRKAAAVAGREVGVPSTSIHALLADYGWRWRTDDAGAEMWWQLRPGAVDPVTHVRYLGPRLLQVDGSTRIVVDEAGMLNLDAADALIQLALETGAGIAMIGDPLQASPVGHAGAMELAAHRAGRAVELAEVHRFADPDYATLTLRLRAPGTLEQALAVAADLQDGGHVRRAHDRLDARQVLVSGYFHHHGKSRSVAIVTGSNEEAREINEAIQDERLARGELTLERVGVGAGEQRLLEGDIVQTRRNERATGIENRALWTVARVGPSSIDLQRHDDATDRRTITSDYAAEYVQLAYATTVHGIQGETTDVALVGPDVTAAGRYVGLTRGRHLNEAVVIARTDSDARQRLAEEMMRGLPETEHDDAIHGAAHDLARAARDPADEERAATTQLASAVGAWLTTARNVLRRADALFANTNARGHARTRHPDARPLRDELSEEARGTLRSRIRAAEVAEAGAFERYIRTADSPPVADRGDRELMTAGVRAPEGRERGIT; from the coding sequence GTGCGAGGCGGTCTCGAGCGCTGGAAGCGTGGCGCGGGCTCCCAGGGGGTTCGCCAGGCGATGAGCTATGCGTTCCGTGGGACGTGTGATTCGCACCTGCGAGCATCCGGCGGGGATGCGCTTGCCCGGTACAGCGAGATCGGCGACGCGACGGTCGCACGGTTCACCGTCGCTGCCGGGGCGATCGACCGTGATGAGCTGGACGCGGAGCAGTTGGCCTTGTGGGTTGACGGGTGTGATCCGTTGACGGAGGAGCGACGTGGCCGGCTGTTGTCGTCACCGGATGCGGACCTGGTTCTGGACAGCATCCTGAATGCGGCGAAGTCGTTCAGCATCGCCGCGTTGCTGCATCCTGATCTTGCGACCGAGTACGAGGCGCTGCAGGACCGGTTGCGTGATCGCGTCCTTGTTCTTTGGCAGTCGGAGTTGAACGCCCGGCGCGGCGCCGGCGGTCGAGTGCGCGAATCACTGGCACGGATCGAGGTGGTCGAGTTGCAGCATCGGCGATCCCGGGCGTTGGATCCGCATGTGCATCGGCATCTGTGGTTGAGCGTCAAGGTGCAGGGCGGGGACGGGAAGTGGTCGAACGTCGATTCTCGGGTGGCGATGCGGATGCAGACTCTCGTGAATGCGGAGGGGGAGCTTGCCGCGCGCACGGATCCGCAGTGGCTGCGCGCGCTTGCGGCGCACGGGTACACGTTGGATGCGGATGGGGAGATCGCGGAGCTGAAGCATGTGGTGCGGCCTCTGTCGCGGCGGTCGAATCAGATCGAGGCGAACCGGGCGGTACTGCTCGCGAACTGGCAGGAAGGGCATCCTGGGCATCATCCGGACTTCGATGTGCGGCGGCAGATCGACCGTTACGCGTGGGCGCAGCATCGCCCCGACAAACCCGACGTGATCGATGAGCAGGAGTGGACAACGCTGATCTTGAGCGAACTCGAGCATCTGGATCCGCGCCTCCTCGAGAGGCGACGGCCTCCACGGGCCCCTGCGCCCGGAGTGACGATCGTTGATCGGGACTTCCTGGCACGGTGCGCGGTCCGGGATGCGGATGAACGGTCGAGATCCAGCAATGGCCGCTTCAGCGTTCTGGATCTGCGCGCGGGGGCGGCGCGCGCGGTTGCCTCCGCGGAGCTGGTCGCTGATCGCGACGCGCTGCAGTCGCTGCTCGACGATGTCACTGCCCGGGCCTTGACCTACACGAGAGACCTCCTCCCTGAGAACCCGGACAGGCCGCAGCATGTGAAGGCTCTCGTCACGCGGGCATTCGCGCACCGTAAGACGGAGCTCGCCGCGCACCTCCTCGCGCTCGCGGAGCGTCCGCACTCTGGGCCCGAGACTTCCAAGGTGGGGGTCGGTGAGTTCGCCGCGGGGGAGTGGATGCTGGACGGGACGCAGCGGGCGGCAGCGGACGCGATCGCGAGTGGCGAGAGCTTGGTGACTGTCACGGGTCCGGCGGGTACCGGGAAGACGACGCTTCTGCGTCTCGCTCGCGCCGTCCTGGCCGTGCAGCATCGGGATCTGGTGGTGGTCGCGCCCACCCGTAAGGCGGCTGCGGTCGCAGGTCGAGAGGTGGGAGTGCCGAGCACGAGTATCCACGCGCTGCTGGCTGACTACGGATGGCGGTGGCGGACCGACGACGCGGGAGCGGAGATGTGGTGGCAACTGCGACCGGGAGCTGTCGACCCGGTCACCCACGTCCGTTACCTTGGCCCGCGCCTGTTGCAGGTGGATGGCTCGACGCGGATCGTGGTCGATGAGGCGGGGATGCTGAATCTGGACGCGGCGGACGCGCTGATCCAGCTCGCGCTTGAGACGGGCGCCGGGATTGCGATGATCGGGGATCCGTTGCAGGCGAGTCCCGTGGGCCATGCCGGTGCGATGGAACTCGCTGCGCACCGGGCCGGACGGGCGGTGGAACTCGCTGAGGTGCATCGGTTCGCTGACCCGGACTACGCCACCCTCACGCTGCGGCTGCGCGCCCCTGGCACGCTCGAACAGGCGCTCGCCGTTGCAGCGGACCTGCAGGACGGTGGTCACGTCCGCCGAGCTCACGACCGTCTCGATGCGCGTCAGGTGCTCGTCTCCGGATACTTTCACCACCATGGGAAGTCGCGGAGCGTGGCGATCGTGACGGGCAGCAACGAGGAAGCGCGGGAGATCAACGAGGCCATCCAAGATGAACGGCTCGCGCGCGGTGAGCTGACCCTGGAGCGGGTCGGCGTCGGAGCGGGGGAGCAGCGGCTGTTGGAAGGCGACATAGTGCAGACCCGTCGTAACGAACGTGCGACAGGGATCGAGAATCGCGCCCTGTGGACGGTCGCTCGCGTCGGCCCGTCCTCGATCGACCTGCAACGTCACGACGACGCCACCGACCGCCGGACGATTACCAGCGACTACGCGGCGGAGTACGTGCAACTCGCGTACGCGACCACCGTCCACGGCATCCAGGGCGAGACCACCGATGTCGCACTGGTCGGTCCGGACGTCACCGCGGCCGGCCGCTACGTCGGACTCACCCGCGGGCGCCACCTCAACGAAGCGGTCGTGATCGCCCGCACCGACAGCGACGCCCGCCAACGCCTCGCGGAAGAGATGATGCGAGGACTGCCCGAAACAGAACATGACGACGCCATCCACGGCGCCGCCCATGATCTCGCCCGTGCGGCCCGAGACCCCGCCGACGAAGAGCGTGCCGCCACGACGCAGCTCGCGAGCGCAGTCGGTGCGTGGCTGACTACGGCCCGCAATGTTCTGCGGCGGGCAGACGCCCTCTTCGCGAACACCAACGCCCGCGGCCACGCGCGAACCCGCCATCCCGATGCGCGACCGCTGCGCGACGAGCTGTCGGAGGAAGCCCGTGGGACATTGCGTTCGCGGATCCGTGCTGCGGAAGTGGCGGAAGCTGGCGCGTTCGAACGGTACATCCGCACCGCGGACAGCCCGCCCGTTGCTGATCGCGGCGACCGAGAACTTATGACGGCCGGCGTCAGAGCGCCGGAAGGAAGAGAAAGAGGAATCACATGA
- a CDS encoding zeta toxin family protein, with translation MSKQSSPWRAGPVSTFNAQREAELRLRAEAMKASLAGLTGDALDTAIMQTLFAGQAEQPEPSFILLAGQVGSGAGRWIPRLLQAHDVGAVQLSAEELQAFHPRFLDASFRSSPDGQRELPESAARWLQAALRHGREHRYSMLLEGAFASPDAALAVSHRFAQSGYTVHVAAVAARADESLLASTSTALRQMRELQAPRIVSPREHAATLEGTRALIAASEIDPAVHRVSVLGRDGGFAFNEQRSPNGQALAGATRAWELAQAERMTTLESAQWLGELRRITEFAQALRHLPTPIREALIDLHEMALRRVVPELPVPTGSEVQRLQAGRHREALAELTRGFNRQPGPDSAAPSMQPTPSTGTLER, from the coding sequence GTGTCGAAGCAGTCCTCACCGTGGCGAGCAGGTCCGGTCTCGACGTTCAACGCGCAACGCGAGGCCGAGCTCCGGTTGCGCGCCGAAGCGATGAAGGCATCGCTGGCGGGACTCACAGGCGACGCGTTAGACACGGCGATCATGCAGACGCTCTTCGCCGGCCAGGCGGAGCAACCGGAGCCGTCGTTCATCCTGCTCGCCGGACAGGTCGGTTCCGGTGCAGGGCGTTGGATCCCCCGGCTCTTGCAGGCGCATGATGTCGGTGCGGTGCAGCTCTCGGCGGAAGAGCTGCAGGCGTTCCATCCGCGCTTTCTCGACGCCTCGTTCCGGTCATCCCCGGACGGGCAGCGCGAGCTCCCAGAGTCCGCAGCCCGCTGGCTGCAGGCCGCGCTGCGGCACGGTCGCGAGCATCGGTACTCGATGTTGCTCGAAGGTGCTTTCGCGTCACCGGATGCCGCGTTGGCTGTGTCGCACCGATTCGCGCAGTCGGGCTACACCGTGCACGTCGCAGCCGTCGCCGCTCGCGCTGACGAGAGCCTACTCGCCAGCACCTCCACTGCACTGAGGCAGATGCGGGAACTTCAGGCCCCGCGCATCGTCTCTCCCCGCGAGCACGCAGCCACCCTCGAGGGAACCCGCGCCTTGATCGCAGCGTCCGAGATCGACCCGGCGGTGCATCGCGTGTCGGTGCTGGGACGCGATGGAGGCTTTGCGTTCAACGAGCAGCGCTCACCGAACGGTCAAGCGCTCGCGGGAGCGACTCGAGCATGGGAACTCGCCCAAGCTGAACGGATGACCACTCTGGAGTCCGCCCAGTGGCTGGGAGAGCTGCGCCGGATTACCGAATTCGCGCAGGCGCTGCGCCATCTGCCGACGCCCATCCGCGAGGCACTGATCGACCTGCACGAGATGGCGCTGCGCCGGGTAGTTCCCGAACTTCCTGTGCCGACGGGGTCGGAGGTTCAACGGCTCCAGGCGGGGCGGCACCGTGAAGCTCTTGCCGAGCTGACCCGCGGGTTCAATCGGCAACCGGGCCCGGACTCCGCGGCGCCGTCGATGCAGCCGACACCATCGACAGGGACTCTCGAACGCTGA
- a CDS encoding glutaredoxin family protein, translated as MIVTVYSTWPSCQRCRLTCQRLDELGIRYDLVELHEAHNAVVRAFLVDELGYCEAPIVEAENGQIRWAGFRADLIDALGRRLGL; from the coding sequence ATGATCGTGACGGTCTACTCGACATGGCCGTCGTGCCAACGGTGCCGACTCACCTGTCAACGGCTCGATGAGCTTGGCATCCGCTACGACCTTGTGGAGTTGCATGAGGCGCACAACGCGGTCGTGCGTGCGTTCCTCGTCGACGAGCTCGGTTACTGCGAAGCCCCTATCGTCGAGGCGGAGAACGGGCAGATCCGATGGGCGGGGTTCAGGGCGGACCTCATCGATGCTCTCGGACGACGACTGGGATTGTAG
- a CDS encoding tyrosine-type recombinase/integrase: protein MSIETRRTKAGKPRYLARVKVGEVQVATKTFRRKSDAEAWEREQKHLLATGRPLPSTKTVTLSELVAMFKKARAKGNPHTIDTDNNNLAALPKRLLVRPVSSIQPDEIREHLISELRSGKAPSTVARARTTFGALFTYAAEQDLLRQAHPVRSMKKIPELGTAAQRSLSLSEIPTPKQVKSAIDALRERRSDIADVFEFMALTGVRWGEARAIRVSWLSDHGLPQLDVTRSHSDRYDEKSPKSWRGTRSVPLSPRGLEIFQAHAAGKARTDYLFTNQFGGQLKVGVARKFPLGFRRHALRHYAASTWLRLGTPINEVAEYLGDDPRTVLTTYAHVLGEGQRRDFASRLATAETESPRPVHSTYTFGSESPAMHPNRDGSGFGI, encoded by the coding sequence ATGAGCATCGAGACGCGGCGAACGAAAGCAGGCAAGCCACGGTATCTAGCACGCGTCAAAGTCGGCGAAGTTCAGGTCGCCACGAAGACCTTCAGGCGAAAGAGCGATGCTGAGGCCTGGGAACGCGAGCAGAAGCACCTTCTGGCCACCGGGCGTCCCCTGCCGTCCACTAAGACGGTGACACTCAGCGAGCTCGTCGCCATGTTCAAGAAGGCGCGTGCGAAGGGCAACCCACACACCATCGATACCGACAACAACAACCTTGCGGCGCTGCCGAAGCGTCTGCTCGTGCGCCCCGTCTCGTCGATCCAGCCTGATGAGATCCGTGAGCACCTCATCTCCGAGCTTCGATCTGGCAAAGCGCCATCGACCGTCGCGCGAGCTAGAACGACATTCGGTGCGCTGTTCACCTACGCAGCAGAGCAAGATCTCCTTCGACAAGCGCACCCTGTGCGATCGATGAAGAAGATCCCTGAGCTCGGTACGGCCGCTCAACGGTCACTGAGCCTCAGCGAGATACCGACGCCGAAGCAAGTCAAGTCGGCAATCGACGCACTGCGTGAACGCCGCTCGGACATCGCCGATGTGTTCGAGTTCATGGCGTTGACGGGCGTCCGCTGGGGAGAAGCACGAGCGATCCGCGTGAGCTGGCTCAGCGATCACGGCCTTCCTCAGCTGGACGTGACCCGATCGCACTCCGACAGGTACGACGAGAAGTCCCCGAAGTCTTGGCGCGGAACCCGATCAGTCCCTCTGTCACCGCGCGGACTCGAGATCTTCCAGGCCCACGCGGCAGGAAAGGCAAGGACCGACTATCTCTTCACGAACCAATTCGGCGGCCAGCTTAAGGTTGGGGTCGCACGTAAGTTCCCACTCGGCTTCCGCCGCCATGCCCTCCGTCACTACGCCGCGTCGACGTGGTTGCGCCTCGGCACCCCCATCAACGAAGTCGCCGAGTACCTCGGCGATGATCCGCGCACTGTCTTGACGACGTACGCACATGTCCTCGGCGAGGGCCAGCGACGAGATTTCGCTAGCCGACTCGCCACCGCCGAGACCGAATCTCCTCGGCCCGTACACTCCACGTACACATTCGGCTCAGAATCGCCAGCAATGCACCCGAATCGCGATGGATCAGGGTTCGGAATCTAG
- a CDS encoding FadR/GntR family transcriptional regulator, which produces MPAFPGEPVDDIAAALTAIPSGTPVSEVARRLLDLFTGGSIAPGTRLPPERQLSASLGVGRSAVREALAALELLGIVDVRPGSGTYLRGAASELLPQTLRWGLLIGERNTAQLLELREGLEIFVARLAAARADAAIIERLEKSVERMRASIDDLATFARADLDFHHALAEAAGNETLTDHVHVVRSLLQVYADRAVHDPAHAEQAVAEHGAVLDAVRAGDPDAAASAMAIHMSTATTRLLGA; this is translated from the coding sequence ATGCCCGCGTTTCCCGGTGAACCCGTCGACGACATCGCCGCTGCGCTGACCGCGATCCCCTCGGGCACGCCGGTGTCGGAGGTGGCCCGTCGGCTGCTCGATCTCTTCACCGGCGGATCCATCGCCCCTGGCACGCGCCTGCCTCCGGAGCGCCAGCTGTCGGCATCGCTCGGCGTCGGTCGATCCGCCGTGCGCGAGGCGCTCGCCGCCCTGGAATTGCTGGGGATCGTCGATGTCCGCCCCGGCTCCGGCACCTACCTCCGGGGAGCGGCGAGCGAGCTGCTGCCGCAGACTCTGCGCTGGGGCCTGCTGATCGGCGAGCGCAACACCGCCCAGCTGCTGGAGCTGCGCGAGGGCCTCGAGATCTTCGTCGCGCGCCTGGCCGCGGCCCGAGCCGACGCCGCGATCATCGAGCGACTCGAGAAGAGCGTCGAGCGGATGCGGGCGAGCATCGACGACCTCGCCACCTTCGCCCGCGCCGACCTCGACTTCCACCACGCGCTCGCCGAGGCGGCGGGGAACGAGACGCTGACCGATCACGTGCACGTCGTGCGATCGCTGCTGCAGGTCTACGCCGACCGTGCCGTGCACGACCCCGCGCACGCCGAGCAGGCCGTCGCCGAGCACGGCGCCGTGCTGGATGCCGTCCGCGCCGGCGATCCGGATGCCGCGGCATCGGCCATGGCGATCCACATGTCGACCGCGACCACGCGTCTCCTCGGCGCCTGA
- a CDS encoding MFS transporter has product MDTTQTETPVAKSAIRKVSIRLVPFVALMFFINYLDRTAIGFASPNGMNDDLALSAAQFGFASGVFFIGYILLEVPSNLALHKFGARRWLARIMVSWGIVALLFTWVQNFEQLVVLRFLLGVAEAGFFPGAILFLSLWVPSQYRGRILMLFYLAQPLTTVIGAPLAGALIQQHGVFFGLEGWRFMFMGVAIPAIVVGVIAWFYLKDKPSDAKWLTLEEQTWLTSALEAERKTTAASQKHVSVRFAFSSGRVWMLSFIYFGFIYGLYALAFFLPTIIEGFQTATGGTFDVLQKGLITAIPYLPAAIVMYFWSRDAGKRGLKTWHIAIPAVAGAVSIPLALFTGSPVATIAVITVTACAIFAALPNFWTLPTQFLTGVAAAAGVALINTIGNLAGFSAPYITGAVHDWTGGYQVPMFIVGGFMLLSAVLMVILARRSRVLPGATAPAPAVEETR; this is encoded by the coding sequence GTGGACACCACCCAGACCGAAACGCCTGTCGCGAAGTCCGCGATCCGCAAGGTCTCGATACGCCTCGTACCGTTCGTGGCACTGATGTTCTTCATCAACTACCTCGACCGGACGGCGATCGGATTCGCCTCTCCCAACGGGATGAACGACGACCTCGCCCTGAGCGCCGCGCAGTTCGGCTTCGCCTCGGGGGTCTTCTTCATCGGCTACATCCTGCTGGAGGTGCCGTCGAACCTCGCTCTGCACAAGTTCGGGGCGCGCCGCTGGCTCGCCCGCATCATGGTCAGCTGGGGCATCGTCGCCCTCCTCTTCACCTGGGTGCAGAACTTCGAGCAGCTCGTCGTGCTCCGCTTCCTCCTCGGCGTCGCCGAGGCCGGCTTCTTCCCGGGCGCGATCCTCTTCCTCAGCCTCTGGGTGCCGTCGCAGTACCGCGGTCGCATCCTCATGCTCTTCTACCTGGCTCAGCCGCTGACGACCGTCATCGGCGCCCCGCTCGCCGGAGCCCTCATCCAGCAGCACGGGGTCTTCTTCGGCCTCGAGGGCTGGCGCTTCATGTTCATGGGCGTCGCGATCCCCGCGATCGTCGTCGGCGTCATCGCCTGGTTCTACCTGAAGGACAAGCCCTCCGACGCGAAGTGGCTCACCCTCGAGGAGCAGACCTGGCTCACCTCGGCCCTCGAGGCCGAGCGCAAGACGACCGCCGCGAGCCAGAAGCACGTCTCCGTGCGCTTCGCCTTCTCCAGCGGACGCGTCTGGATGCTGTCGTTCATCTACTTCGGCTTCATCTACGGCCTCTACGCGCTGGCGTTCTTCCTGCCCACGATCATCGAGGGCTTCCAGACGGCGACCGGCGGCACGTTCGACGTGCTGCAGAAGGGCCTCATCACCGCGATCCCGTACCTCCCCGCCGCCATCGTGATGTACTTCTGGTCGCGTGACGCCGGCAAGCGCGGCCTGAAGACCTGGCACATCGCGATCCCCGCGGTCGCCGGTGCGGTCTCCATCCCGCTGGCGCTGTTCACCGGATCCCCCGTGGCGACCATCGCGGTCATCACGGTCACCGCCTGCGCGATCTTCGCGGCCCTGCCGAACTTCTGGACGCTCCCGACGCAGTTCCTCACCGGCGTCGCGGCGGCCGCAGGCGTGGCGCTGATCAACACGATCGGCAACCTCGCCGGCTTCAGCGCCCCGTACATCACCGGCGCCGTGCACGACTGGACCGGCGGCTACCAGGTGCCGATGTTCATCGTCGGCGGGTTCATGCTGCTCTCGGCCGTGCTGATGGTGATCCTCGCCCGTCGGAGCCGCGTGCTCCCCGGCGCCACCGCCCCCGCACCCGCCGTGGAGGAGACGCGATGA
- a CDS encoding dihydroxyacetone kinase family protein, whose protein sequence is MTRLWNDPADFADEMIAGFIAANERSVRGVPGGVVRSTVVPEGQVAVVIGGGSGHYPAFGGLVGQGLAHGAVMGNLFASPSAQQVHTVAKAANRGAGVFLSYGNYAGDVLNFDAAQEKLRAEGIACETVTVTDDIFSASVDEKHKRRGIAGDLTVFRTAAAAAEAGYDLAGVTRVATLANERTRSFGVAFSGCTLPGAPEPLFTVPAGRMAIGLGIHGEPGIEETDIPSADGLAELLVSRLLDEVPAGVETSGARVVPILNGLGSLKYEEMFVVYRRIAQLLADAGLVLVDPHVGEYCTSFDMAGTSLTLFWLDDELEQLWDTPVDTPAYRRGSVIAAARAEIVEADAVAAVAVEPGDEESVAVASVVQAAVQRIADTVDEHVEEFGRIDSIAGDGDHGIGMQRGSHAALAAATAAARAGAGAATTLSQAADAWADRAGGTSGALWGVILNAIAARLGDAGRPDAAAVATGVAAGARGVMEYGKAEVGDKTLVDALVPFSSTLTSATDGGASFVDAWRTAADAATRAAAATADLLPRMGRARTHGQNSVGTPDPGAHSLALIVTAVGDVFADLERNRND, encoded by the coding sequence ATGACCAGGCTCTGGAACGACCCCGCCGACTTCGCGGACGAGATGATCGCGGGCTTCATCGCCGCGAACGAGCGCTCGGTGCGCGGGGTCCCCGGCGGAGTCGTACGCAGCACGGTCGTCCCCGAGGGCCAGGTCGCCGTCGTGATCGGCGGCGGCTCCGGCCACTACCCTGCCTTCGGCGGACTCGTCGGCCAGGGTCTCGCCCACGGCGCCGTGATGGGCAACCTGTTCGCGTCGCCCTCCGCCCAGCAGGTGCACACGGTGGCGAAGGCCGCGAACCGCGGTGCGGGAGTCTTCCTCAGCTACGGCAACTACGCCGGGGACGTGCTGAACTTCGACGCCGCACAGGAGAAACTCCGCGCTGAGGGGATCGCCTGCGAGACGGTCACCGTCACGGATGACATCTTCAGCGCCTCGGTCGACGAGAAGCACAAGCGCCGTGGCATCGCCGGCGACCTGACGGTGTTCCGCACCGCGGCCGCCGCCGCCGAGGCCGGCTACGACCTCGCCGGCGTCACCCGCGTCGCGACTCTCGCGAACGAGCGCACACGCTCCTTCGGCGTCGCCTTCTCCGGATGCACGCTCCCCGGTGCCCCCGAGCCGCTGTTCACGGTCCCCGCCGGGCGGATGGCGATCGGCCTCGGCATCCACGGCGAGCCCGGCATCGAGGAGACCGACATCCCGTCGGCCGACGGCCTGGCCGAGCTCCTCGTCAGCCGACTGCTCGACGAGGTTCCCGCGGGTGTCGAGACCTCCGGCGCGCGCGTCGTCCCGATCCTCAACGGCCTGGGTTCGCTCAAGTACGAGGAGATGTTCGTCGTCTACCGGCGCATCGCGCAGCTGCTCGCGGATGCCGGTCTCGTCCTGGTCGACCCGCACGTCGGCGAGTACTGCACGAGCTTCGACATGGCCGGCACCTCGCTCACCCTGTTCTGGCTGGACGACGAGCTCGAGCAGCTCTGGGACACCCCCGTCGACACCCCCGCCTATCGCCGGGGCTCGGTGATCGCCGCCGCGCGCGCTGAGATCGTCGAAGCGGATGCCGTCGCCGCCGTCGCCGTCGAACCCGGCGACGAGGAGTCCGTGGCCGTCGCCTCCGTCGTGCAGGCCGCCGTGCAGCGCATCGCGGACACGGTCGACGAGCACGTCGAGGAGTTCGGCCGCATCGACTCCATCGCCGGCGACGGTGACCACGGCATCGGCATGCAGCGCGGCTCGCACGCGGCCCTCGCCGCCGCCACGGCCGCCGCTCGGGCGGGGGCGGGTGCGGCGACGACGCTCTCGCAGGCCGCCGATGCCTGGGCCGACCGGGCGGGTGGCACCTCCGGCGCACTGTGGGGCGTCATCCTGAACGCGATCGCGGCACGCCTCGGCGATGCCGGACGACCGGATGCCGCCGCGGTCGCGACCGGCGTCGCCGCGGGCGCCCGCGGAGTGATGGAGTACGGCAAGGCGGAGGTCGGCGACAAGACGCTCGTCGATGCCCTCGTCCCCTTCAGCAGCACCCTCACCTCTGCGACCGACGGAGGAGCCTCCTTCGTCGACGCGTGGCGGACCGCCGCGGATGCCGCCACGCGCGCGGCCGCCGCCACGGCCGACCTGCTCCCCCGCATGGGCCGCGCCCGCACCCACGGTCAGAACAGCGTGGGAACCCCCGACCCCGGCGCGCACTCGCTCGCGCTGATCGTGACGGCCGTCGGCGACGTGTTCGCCGACCTCGAAAGGAACCGCAATGACTGA